GCCTTCGTTCAGCCAGAGATCGTCCCACCACCGCATCGTGACGAGATCGCCAAACCATTGGTGCGCCATTTCATGTGCGACGACGGTGTAGATGCGCTGCTTGCCGCTCTGCGTGGCGCGCTTCTGATCATACAGCAATTCGGGCTCGAAATAGAAGATCGCGCCCCAATTCTCCATCGCTCCGAAGAATTGCGACGAGCCCGGCCCCGCGATCATGTCGAGCTTGGGCAGCGGGTATGGCTGACCGAAATAGTCGTTGTAATAGGTCAGCAGGCGCTTGGCCTGGGCGAGCGCATAATCGCCCTGATCGACCACGCCGCGCCGCGTGATGACGCCGATCTCGGTCTTGCCCGCCATCACCGTCTTGCGCTCGACATCGCCCATGCCGAGGAACAGCAGATAGCTCGACATTTTCGGCGTCTCGGCAAAGCGATACAGCTTGGTGCCGTCGCCTTGCTTGGTCACGCTGACGGTCGGCATGTTCGAGAAGGCCATCTGCTCGCCCGGCGCGACCGTGCTCACCCTGAAGGTCGCCTTATAGGCCGGCTCATCCCACATCGGCGCGAAGCGGCGCGCATCGGGTGCCTCGAACTGCGTCGCCAGCATCCGCGCCGCTGAACCGTCCTGATTGGTGTAATCAATCGCGAAAAACCCTGCGGCCGAGGTGTTGATCGTGCCGGTCCAGGCGAAGTGTAGCGTGTGCTGCCCAGCGGATACCAGCATCGGCGCGGTTAGCGTCAGTTGCTGCTTGGTCGCATCGAGCGTGAACGGAATGGCTTGCCCGTCGAGGGTGGCGGCCGCGATCTTCAGATCGGCAGCGTTGAGCACGATCGTCCTGGTCGCGCGCTCGACAGTGATCGTGATGTCTTCCTCGCCCGAGAAGGTCATCGCCTTCGCATCGGGCCGCACCGTTATGTCGTACGAGACCGGCGCCACGCCCGCGGGCAATTGCCCCGCAGCAAAGGCCGGAGTCGCGGTTCCGAGGAGAAGGGCGGCGGCGAGAGGAAGCTTCACTTGGTTACTCCGGTAACGATCAAGCCTTTTCCTTAGCGCTTCCGCCGGGCTTGGCAAACGCGTGGGGCAAACGCGTGGGGCAAACGCGTGAGGCAAACGCGTGGGCCAAACGCGGGGGGCAAACGCGGGGTGGCTGGACAGTCCTTTCGGTTGCGCTATGAAACCCACATGAGCATCCCCCCCCTGTTCGATCGCCTGCGGCTCCCAATCATCGGCTCGCCGCTGTTCATCATCTCCGGACCCGAGCTGGTCATCGCCCAGTGCAAGGCAGGGATCGTCGGGTCCTTCCCCGCGCTGAACGCGCGGCCCCAGGCGATGCTCGACGAATGGCTGCACCGCATCACCGAAGAATTGGCCGCGCACAATCGCGACAACCCCGATCGCCCGGCCGCCCCGTTTGCGGTCAACCAGATCGTGCATCGCTCGAACGAGCGGCTCGAGGCGGATCTGGCGACCTGCGCCAAGTGGCAAGTGCCGATCGTCATCACCTCGCTTGGCGCGCGCGAGGATCTGAACACCGCGGTGCACAGTTGGGGCGGCATCACGCTCCACGACGTCATCGACGACCGTTTCGCGCGTAAGGCGATCGAAAAGGGCGCCGACGGCCTGATCGCGGTCGCGGCGGGTGCCGGTGGCCATGCCGGGCGCTTGTCGCCCTTCGCGATCATCCAGGAAATCCGCCAGTGGTTCGATGGCCCACTGGCGCTGTCAGGGTCGATCGCGACCGGTGACGCCGTGCTCGCCGCGCAAGCGATGGGCGCGGACTTCGGCTATATCGGATCGCCTTTCATCGCCGCGACCGAGGCCAACGCCGAGGGAGCGTACAAGCAGGGCATCGTCGAGGGCAAGGCCGCCGACATCGTGTATTCGAATCTGTTCACCGGCGTACACGGCAATTACCTGCGCGGATCGATCGTCGCGGCGGGGATGGACCCCGACAATCTGCCCGAGGGTGATCTCTCGACGATGGATTTCGGCAGCGCCAACAATAGTGGTGGCAGTGCCAAGC
Above is a genomic segment from Sphingomonas sp. HMP6 containing:
- a CDS encoding NAD(P)H-dependent flavin oxidoreductase; the encoded protein is MSIPPLFDRLRLPIIGSPLFIISGPELVIAQCKAGIVGSFPALNARPQAMLDEWLHRITEELAAHNRDNPDRPAAPFAVNQIVHRSNERLEADLATCAKWQVPIVITSLGAREDLNTAVHSWGGITLHDVIDDRFARKAIEKGADGLIAVAAGAGGHAGRLSPFAIIQEIRQWFDGPLALSGSIATGDAVLAAQAMGADFGYIGSPFIAATEANAEGAYKQGIVEGKAADIVYSNLFTGVHGNYLRGSIVAAGMDPDNLPEGDLSTMDFGSANNSGGSAKPKAWKEIWGSGQGIGVIDRVEPVADMVDRLERQYLAARARLKL